The following proteins are encoded in a genomic region of Fervidobacterium pennivorans DSM 9078:
- a CDS encoding PHP domain-containing protein, translating to MVLDLHTHTTASDGTLKPMELVEKAKLIGLEVLAITDHDTVTGFHQIDDTVYKDPKLLLIRGVEISAEYPTDSLHILGYNFENSEKVEKVLNDLIEYRNKRNELILEKMNQHGFKVTMEELKKVAKGKAIGRPHFARLMVEKGYVQSMDEAFQKYLKDGGLFFVEKKRLKPEEAIELIKESGGIAILAHPYQALHDGKPYPITQDIETLEDLIKYLVSKGLDGVEAYYSTHLPGQVEELLRIAEKYNLVVTAGSDFHGDNRPNIKLGMNVPYRHVGKFLSKLF from the coding sequence TTGGTTTTGGATCTTCACACACATACAACAGCATCAGATGGCACTTTGAAGCCCATGGAACTTGTGGAAAAGGCAAAGCTGATAGGACTAGAGGTGCTGGCAATAACTGACCATGATACAGTAACCGGGTTCCATCAAATCGATGACACCGTTTACAAAGACCCAAAGTTGTTACTTATTCGAGGAGTGGAAATCAGCGCGGAATATCCAACCGATAGCCTGCATATCCTAGGTTACAACTTTGAAAATTCAGAAAAAGTGGAAAAAGTATTAAATGATTTAATCGAATATCGCAACAAAAGAAACGAACTAATTCTTGAAAAGATGAATCAACATGGATTCAAAGTTACAATGGAAGAACTAAAAAAAGTGGCAAAGGGCAAAGCAATTGGTAGACCTCACTTTGCTCGTCTGATGGTGGAAAAAGGATACGTGCAGAGCATGGACGAGGCGTTCCAAAAATATCTAAAAGATGGGGGATTATTTTTTGTTGAGAAAAAGAGACTGAAACCAGAGGAAGCTATCGAACTGATAAAAGAATCAGGTGGTATCGCCATACTGGCACATCCCTACCAAGCGCTCCACGATGGTAAACCTTACCCTATAACTCAGGACATCGAAACTCTTGAGGATTTGATTAAGTATTTGGTCTCAAAAGGTTTGGACGGAGTGGAGGCGTATTATTCAACACATTTGCCCGGTCAAGTTGAAGAATTATTAAGAATCGCGGAAAAGTACAATTTGGTGGTTACCGCAGGAAGTGACTTCCATGGAGATAACAGACCCAATATAAAGCTTGGAATGAACGTCCCTTATAGACACGTCGGTAAGTTCTTATCCAAATTGTTCTGA